The following coding sequences lie in one Musa acuminata AAA Group cultivar baxijiao chromosome BXJ1-8, Cavendish_Baxijiao_AAA, whole genome shotgun sequence genomic window:
- the LOC103994066 gene encoding beta-1,4-xylosyltransferase IRX9 has product MGSMDRSKRRNRLWKKALLHFALCFVVGFFTGFAPPSTATFFSGGAAERRPVRSIGILPAAPGDVVERVVEPGVAVNRSMVEIPRSVPAATGGNGDVGDDPPPDMEGAGARGPQAPSRRLLIIVTTTRSNDRFQGAFLRRLAHTLRLVPPPLLWIVVQAHAEAPATAAMLRTTGVMYRHLTFRENITDPAAEAHHQRNVALSHVEYHRLTGIVHFAGASNVYDLRFFDEIREIEVFGTWPVAVVSENRKRVVVDGPICHSSKVEGWILKDLSNDRRLLVTSSDVSSRPPNINISGFAFNSSILWDPERWGRPTSLPDTSQDSIRFVHEIILEDETKLKGIPADCSKIMVWHLYMPRVIPLPFHNQNPR; this is encoded by the exons ATGGGTTCGATGGACCGATCGAAGAGGAGGAATCGCCTGTGGAAGAAGGCGCTCCTGCACTTCGCGCTGTGCTTCGTGGTGGGCTTCTTCACCGGTTTTGCGCCGCCCAGCACCGCTACCTTCTTCTCCGGCGGCGCTGCCGAGCGCCGGCCCGTCAGGAGCATCGGCATCCTCCCCGCCGCCCCCGGTGATGTCGTGGAGCGGGTCGTTGAGCCTGGCGTGGCCGTCAACAGGTCCATGGTCGAGATCCCGAGATCTGTCCCCGCCGCTACCGGCGGGAACGGCGACGTCGGGGACGATCCGCCGCCGGACATGGAGGGGGCGGGGGCGCGCGGGCCACAGGCGCCGTCGCGGCGGTTGCTGATCATTGTTACCACCACCAGGTCTAACGACCGGTTCCAAGGCGCGTTCCTGCGGCGATTGGCGCACACCTTGCGCCTCGTCCCGCCACCGCTCCTGTGGATCGTCGTCCAGGCCCATGCGGAAGCCCCCGCCACCGCCGCGATGCTGAGGACCACCGGCGTCATGTACCGGCACCTGACCTTTAGGGAGAATATCACGGATCCGGCAGCGGAGGCTCATCACCAGCGGAACGTCGCCCTCAGCCACGTCGAGTACCACCGGCTCACCGGGATCGTGCACTTCGCCGGTGCATCCAACGTCTACGATCTCCGATTCTTCGACGAGATTCGAGAGATCGA GGTTTTTGGGACATGGCCAGTAGCAGTGGTGTCAGAGAACAGGAAGAGAGTGGTGGTGGATGGTCCTATTTGTCATTCATCAAAGGTTGAAGGGTGGATCTTGAAGGACTTGAGCAATGACAGAAGGTTGTTGGTGACTAGCTCAGATGTGAGCTCTAGACCTCCAAATATAAATATTTCTGGGTTTGCATTCAATAGCTCGATATTGTGGGATCCTGAGAGATGGGGTCGCCCTACCTCATTGCCTGACACATCACAG GATTCAATCAGGTTTGTGCATGAAATTATCCTAGAAGATGAGACTAAGCTGAAGGGTATTCCGGCTGACTGCTCCAAGATCATGGTGTGGCACCTCTACATGCCTAGAGTGATTCCTCTGCCCTTTCACAATCAGAACCCAAGATGA